The following nucleotide sequence is from Cicer arietinum cultivar CDC Frontier isolate Library 1 chromosome 2, Cicar.CDCFrontier_v2.0, whole genome shotgun sequence.
AAAAGAAGGAGTTGTAACAATGTCACTATCAATTTACCACCAGGACCATGGACACTTCCCTTCATTGGAAACATACATCACATTATGAGCCATTCACTGCCTCATCATTGCTTCAAAAATTTGGCAGAGAAATATGGACCTTTAATGTACCTAAAACTAGGAGAGGTAccatatataataattagttCACCCGAAATAGCCAAAGAGATTATGAAAACAAATGAACTGAACTTTTGTGACAGACCAAATCTTCTTTTGTCTACACTATTTAGTTATAATGCTACTGATATTGCATTCTCTGTATATGGAGAACACTGGAGGCAACTAAGAAAAATATGTGTTGTAGAATTATTAAGTGCAAAGCGTGTCAAATCATTTAGATCAAAAAGAGAAGAAGAGGTGTCAGATCTTATTAAttcaatatttagaaatgaAGGATCAGTTGTTAATCTTACCCAAAAGATTTCCTCAATGACATATGGGATAATGGCACGAACAACTTTTGGGAAAAAGCACAAACACCAACAAAAGTTCATATCAGCAATAGGAGAAATAACGTGTTTGTTGGGAGGGATTTGTATTGCAGATTTGTATCCTTCTATTAAAATTCTTCAAAAGGTGAGTGGTGCAAAGACCAAACTTGAAAAACTTTGTATAGAGACTGATGAGATATTGCAAGACATCATAAATGATCACAAAAACAATCAGAAGGAAACAAATAAGGATGAAGATCTGGTGGATGTTCTTATCAAGATTCAACAAGAAAATGAAAACTCACAACATCCCTTTACAGATGACAATATGAAAGCAGTCATCCAGGTTAGTTTACTACCAAGCATGTTaatgttggaattcaattatgattggttagtcccacattgaccAGGAATGAAGGCTATATtagatatataaggagaatgacccataaacctaattccttaaggttttgggttgagatgtggtgtctaagtctcttatGAATCCTTGTTTAGCCCATTCCGAATGTTGGGCTCCCTCGGACTCTCCAACATAGCTATCATTCCATTTGCAGGATATGTTCGGCGCTGGTGGCGAAACAACGGCAACGACTGTGTTATGGGGGATGTCTGAGATAATAAAGAATCCTAAGGTAATGGAAGAAGCACAAATTGAGGTAAGAAATGTTTTTGATGGACAAGGGTACGTGGATGAGACAGAGTTACACAAGTTGATATACTTAAAATCTGTCATCAAAGAAACACTTAGGCTACATACTCCTGCACCATTGTTAGTTACAAGAGAAAGTAGAGAGAGGTGCCAAATTAATGGATATGATATCCCAGCTAAGACTAGGGTCATTGTCAATGCTTGGGCCATTGGAAGAGATTCAAAGTATTGGGTTAAAGCTGAGAGTTTTGAACCAAAGAGGTTTCTTAATAGCCTAATTGATTTCAATGGTACCAACTTTGAATACATACCTTTTGGAGCTGGAAGGAGGATATGTCCAGGAATTACATTTGCTTTACCCAACATTGAACTGCCTCTAGCTCAATTACTTTACCATTTTGATTGGAAGCTTCCATGTGGAATAAAGAATGAAGAATTGGATATGATTGAGTTATTTGGGATCACTGTAGGAAGAAAAAATGACTTATGCTTGATTCCTACTTCTCGTCGTCTTTGATATGTAATGCTCAAGCTAGCAAGTTCACAAAGTATTTAATTTTACTCTTTCAACTCTCAAAACTTAGCTATATATGGGACAATGATTGCGAAAAAGATAGCAAATAATGTTCATTTCTCCCATGAAAGATTATGATGTTTCTAATAAAGTTTGTATTGtaaatttttacaaatatgtttattatatGTTAGCTTATAATTTATGCTAAAATGCAATTGCAAATTAGTGATGTATATATAATTGTACAATGTTATAACTTATATATGATTGTATAAGACATTAACATGGGTGTGGTTGGTTAATTGGAAAAAATATTTGCCTCGTGGTTATTGctatgaaaaaaatattctcaatattttttattttattctactAATCACATAATAATACAATTACGTTTGTATAGATACTTTCATTTAGACATTATTCTTTAAGTTCCTCCTAGATTAAGTTGTCAACATGGAGAAAGATTGTGAGACAATCAATTTTACACAAGTATGTAATTATAGGTGAAATCCATTTAACAATTTAAGTAGAGGTTTTGGGTTGGAGAGATTAAGTAATTATTAGGTACtaagtatatatatttaaagaaaCCATTATGGTTCTTGGATGCTCTTACAAGATTAACACATTTTTTCTTGGAATCAAAGAAATAACTATAAGTGGGTTATATCAAGACAAAGAACTCTAGCATGTGTCATGGAGACAAATGGATGCTATCATTAGGCTAAATTATTGATGCTACTCCATCCCTTTTTCTTAGTGTTGAGAATTAACTAATAGTgagatatttaattaatagagGATGTTGTGGCATCAAGGTATTTATATTTCTTACCAAATATTTGGGTGGGACCCAAAAAGATCATTGGGAAGAATGAAGATAGGGACAAAACACCCCAGCCTCTCCAACTTGCTTCTGAGGTGATGATAGGATCAAATGTTATAAGCACCTAAAGACTAGGTAATGGATTTAACAAGAGGCACATGGGTGTGGTTGGATAAAAAAATGTTCatctcaatattttttaacttaaccTGCTAATCACACAATACATTAAATTTTCTTTACATTAATAGGATTTAATTCATGTATTCTATCAGTGTAACGTAATTTTCTACGTTTAGTTTGTTGAGAAtaatatacttaaatatttgaaatttttttatttagatttaaatttaaatattattagaatatataatttaaatcattGTTTAGAATATGTTAAGAATTGTTCTTTATTTTAGAGATATGATATACTTTTATATTACATTGTAGCTCTGTATATAGAGCGATGAATAATAGTTTAGGAAATGAGATTTCGCCCAAAGacattttaatacaaaatatatcatataattcTCGCTTCtacaaacacaaacaacaacaaaaattcatcaCAGTTAATTGTAACTGTTAAATCATTAGAGATGTTAAACTTTTActattaactatatttatagtTATCCTCATGAATAATTGTAATGTGTtgatattataattgtttttacaataataatacattacaattaaattcatattaatattgtattaattCATATTATGAAAACAATGACCTCACTTCTTGTGATAGGTCAAACCTACTCTTGTCCACAATACTTACTTACAATGCTACATATATTGTCTTTGCTATGAATACTAGAGACAACTATGAATGGTATGTGTGATACAGAGCAAAATCTGTCCAATCATTTAAGTCCTTAAGAGAAGAAGAGGTGTCAGATcttgttaaattaatatttgcAAGTTAAGGATAAAGTGTTAAAGTCGCTCAGAAGATTTTCTCAATGACATATGGAATAATAGTGAGGGCAACTATTGGAAAAAAGTACAAACACCAACATATATATCAGCAATTGATGAAATAATGAACTTGTTAACAGGATTTTGTATTGTTAATTtgtatcattttattaaaatgtttcGAAAACCTGAGTAGGACAAAGACCACATTTGAAAAACTTTATAAAGATAACGATAAGATATACAAGACATTGTCGATGATCACAAAAGCAATCTACTTGATATCCTTCTCATAATTCAAAAGGAAAATAATCACTCACAATATCCTATAATTGATGACAATAGGAAAATAGATTACATTGCATTTGGCTTGCTCAATTAACTTATGACTTTGATAGGAAACTTCCCAATAGAATAAATAATGAAGAATTGGATATGACCTATGCTTGATTTCTATTACTTGTTCGATATGGACAAGGATTGTGATAAATATAACTAAGATTTATTTCTTCCATAAAAGAGTATGATGTTCTTAATAAAGTATGTATCAGTAAACTATACAAATAGATTTACTATACGTCATTTTACAATTTGTGTATGATTCTTTTCCAATTGGAACATAAGAGCATTGAATTTGTGCTAAAATGCAATTGTAATCTATTGAAATATGGTTGTACAATGTTgtatagatattaaattaaccTGAGAAAAATCTTTTCCATGACTGCCAAGGAAGAAATCCACCTGAAATAGATAGCATATGAAGAAAGATCATGATTCAATccaaataaaatagagaaacaataaatcaaagaaaagtaacaaattattgatattgatatagCTCACAATATTACATGATCATAATCATATTATTATGGTTATGAAATCCAATTGTTTCTCTATTGGTGCTTTCAGAATTAAATCATCACTAAATAAATGTtagatgattatgattatgattataatCAAGAAGAAGAGAGTGCAACAATCATACCACATTCTGGACAACGGAAATAGTTCTTATCTCTAAAAACAAGTCCAGATCCTCCACACACCTCACATTTTTTTTGAGCCATCTAGAACAAATATTCAAAATTGAAGACAAAAAATTAGATTCAAAATTTGCACAAACGCATGCCTAATCAACCCAAACCAAAAAAGTGACTTACAATTCTCTTGCTAAATTCAATCCCAGCCACCACAAAAGGTGTAATCCCAGctacaaaattcaaaacaataaaacaacacACACAATCAAAAACCTAAATAACACATCAAAGGGTGTGATAGATAGTATTACCTATGGTTCCAACAACAATTTGCCATGTGATATCTACTGGAGCAGAGTCAATAAATGTTGTAGTTACATCACTCATAGACACAACACCTACCCTTgttcttcttctccttgttgTTCCTTCATTCTTAACCCAAAAATCACAACTTTTTCTAACTGTTAAGGAACAATTATGTGTGACTATGTTCCTAGTTTTCACACTAACTAAGGAAGGCAAAGAACAACAAACTAATGCTTCCATAGTAATAGGAAGTAGTACAACTGAACTAAACTTACAAACAAACCCCTTTTCAGCTCTAAAAAAAACCCACCACAATATCCGACAGTTACTAAAACGCCACGTGGGCTTTTTCAGCCcactaatttttataatattgattatttttggttgggcataaaataaatatttcttaaTTAATTGGGATAAATAATCCCTCAAAGTAAAGTGGAAGCAGTTATTTCACAAATAT
It contains:
- the LOC101503808 gene encoding cytochrome P450 71D10-like, which encodes MELLEAFFNITFMASILFLVVLIKIVKRRSCNNVTINLPPGPWTLPFIGNIHHIMSHSLPHHCFKNLAEKYGPLMYLKLGEVPYIIISSPEIAKEIMKTNELNFCDRPNLLLSTLFSYNATDIAFSVYGEHWRQLRKICVVELLSAKRVKSFRSKREEEVSDLINSIFRNEGSVVNLTQKISSMTYGIMARTTFGKKHKHQQKFISAIGEITCLLGGICIADLYPSIKILQKVSGAKTKLEKLCIETDEILQDIINDHKNNQKETNKDEDLVDVLIKIQQENENSQHPFTDDNMKAVIQDMFGAGGETTATTVLWGMSEIIKNPKVMEEAQIEVRNVFDGQGYVDETELHKLIYLKSVIKETLRLHTPAPLLVTRESRERCQINGYDIPAKTRVIVNAWAIGRDSKYWVKAESFEPKRFLNSLIDFNGTNFEYIPFGAGRRICPGITFALPNIELPLAQLLYHFDWKLPCGIKNEELDMIELFGITVGRKNDLCLIPTSRRL
- the LOC101503354 gene encoding uncharacterized protein — encoded protein: MEALVCCSLPSLVSVKTRNIVTHNCSLTVRKSCDFWVKNEGTTRRRRTRVGVVSMSDVTTTFIDSAPVDITWQIVVGTIAGITPFVVAGIEFSKRIMAQKKCEVCGGSGLVFRDKNYFRCPECGGFLPWQSWKRFFSG